Proteins co-encoded in one Bacillus infantis NRRL B-14911 genomic window:
- a CDS encoding N-acetylglucosamine-6-phosphate deacetylase, with product MEDNYYTLEGMHYKDNKPVRIIIKDGFIESMEPLAALEDSELYIAPGFVDLQVNGYRGVDFNSIELTVDDVRKACLFLLEEGATSFFPTIITNSFNQIASLTSTISLAREQDELVRSMIPGIHLEGPFLSGEDGPRGAHSKQYIQPPDFEFFQALNESVNGLIKMITLSPEWPDAADFIKKAAAHQVLVSIGHTAADGEQIREAVKAGAALSTHLGNGAHVMLPRHPNYLWDQLAEDSLAATVICDGYHLPSSVLKVIEKVKEDKMLIISDSVALAGLPPGDYTAPVGGEVTLTEQGKLHLKNEPKLLAGSAQSILWGVNTLTSMGITALEKAIEKASILPAKLLNLPQKDGLQAGAPADLLLFRKENGRMELIKAIKMGDPGPINQ from the coding sequence ATGGAAGATAATTATTATACGCTGGAGGGCATGCACTATAAGGATAATAAGCCAGTAAGAATCATCATCAAAGATGGCTTCATCGAATCAATGGAACCCTTGGCTGCGTTGGAGGATTCTGAGCTTTATATAGCTCCCGGATTTGTAGACCTCCAGGTGAATGGCTACAGGGGTGTTGATTTTAATAGCATTGAACTCACCGTGGATGATGTAAGGAAGGCCTGCTTGTTTCTTTTGGAGGAAGGGGCTACTTCCTTTTTTCCTACGATTATTACAAACTCTTTTAATCAAATTGCATCGCTCACGTCTACCATTTCACTTGCACGGGAGCAAGATGAACTGGTGAGAAGCATGATACCGGGAATCCATTTGGAAGGACCGTTCCTATCAGGGGAGGATGGCCCAAGAGGGGCACACAGCAAACAATATATTCAGCCTCCCGACTTTGAGTTTTTCCAGGCACTGAATGAATCAGTCAATGGGCTGATCAAAATGATTACACTGTCACCTGAATGGCCGGATGCGGCGGACTTTATCAAGAAGGCAGCAGCACATCAAGTGCTGGTGTCTATCGGCCACACAGCGGCCGATGGGGAACAGATCAGGGAGGCGGTTAAAGCGGGAGCAGCACTATCAACGCACCTCGGCAACGGCGCCCATGTGATGCTCCCGAGGCATCCAAACTATCTATGGGATCAGCTGGCGGAGGATTCACTTGCAGCAACAGTCATTTGTGATGGCTACCATTTGCCATCTTCGGTTTTAAAAGTGATTGAGAAGGTAAAGGAAGACAAAATGCTGATCATTAGTGACAGCGTGGCATTAGCCGGTCTCCCCCCGGGTGATTATACAGCTCCCGTGGGAGGGGAAGTTACCTTAACGGAACAAGGAAAGCTGCATTTGAAGAATGAACCGAAACTGCTGGCGGGCTCTGCCCAAAGCATACTTTGGGGAGTCAATACTCTAACATCCATGGGCATAACAGCTTTGGAAAAAGCCATTGAAAAAGCTTCTATCCTGCCTGCAAAGCTGCTGAACCTTCCGCAGAAAGACGGTCTGCAGGCAGGTGCACCGGCAGATCTCCTCTTGTTTCGCAAAGAAAACGGCCGTATGGAGTTAATTAAGGCAATAAAAATGGGGGATCCGGGTCCCATAAATCAATGA
- a CDS encoding glucosamine-6-phosphate deaminase, translated as MTVKAIKEGQKDKLTYYVFKNRDDMGRAAAADIAGQIVKLQKEQGEIRMVFAAAPSQNEVLDYLIQDSRIRWEDMTAFHMDEYIGLPNDAPQLFQNFLKERLFDKVSFKQVHLINSSDKEEVERYTRLLQEAPIDIVCLGIGENGHIAFNDPPVADFEDEHMIKKVELEDACRQQQVNDGCFSSLEDVPLYAFTLTIPALLAAGSMYCAVPGRTKAEAVRQTLNGPISTACPATILRTHAQAKLYLDKDSFGDEQDGR; from the coding sequence TTGACAGTTAAAGCAATTAAAGAAGGACAGAAAGACAAGCTGACCTATTATGTGTTTAAAAACCGGGATGACATGGGCAGGGCTGCAGCTGCTGATATCGCAGGGCAGATTGTAAAGCTTCAAAAGGAACAGGGTGAAATCCGGATGGTTTTTGCCGCAGCGCCATCCCAGAATGAGGTTCTGGATTATTTAATACAGGACAGCAGAATCAGGTGGGAGGATATGACAGCCTTTCATATGGATGAATACATTGGCCTTCCAAATGATGCGCCACAGCTTTTCCAAAACTTTTTGAAGGAGAGGCTGTTTGACAAAGTTTCATTCAAGCAGGTTCATCTCATCAACAGTTCCGATAAGGAAGAGGTGGAGCGGTACACACGCCTATTACAGGAAGCTCCAATTGATATTGTTTGTCTTGGAATTGGGGAAAACGGGCACATTGCTTTCAACGATCCCCCGGTTGCTGATTTTGAAGATGAACACATGATTAAAAAAGTGGAACTGGAGGATGCATGCAGGCAGCAGCAAGTAAATGATGGCTGTTTTTCCAGCCTGGAGGATGTGCCGTTATACGCTTTTACGCTGACAATCCCGGCCTTGCTGGCAGCAGGATCCATGTATTGTGCTGTTCCTGGCAGAACAAAAGCGGAAGCCGTTCGGCAGACCCTTAATGGCCCAATCAGTACGGCATGTCCTGCCACTATTTTGAGAACGCATGCTCAGGCAAAATTATATTTGGATAAGGATTCCTTTGGAGATGAACAGGATGGAAGATAA
- a CDS encoding neutral/alkaline non-lysosomal ceramidase N-terminal domain-containing protein, whose protein sequence is MSLWLGVHQIDITPEMPVQLAGFAHRKGKAESVHSPLFLKTFYFEIGAEKSVLFIGDVIWWDTEYVQKWRGTLSDKFSIDPEYICFHATHNHSGPQTSAAFTSLLGEADPQYLGSLEEMIIESVRAAKSDKEIVTAARRYTTCEMGVNRRYSEGKRIVMRPNYDGIVDQTVSIISFEKKNQEVKGVLLHYACHPTSTDANILSAEFPGYGCAIIQEQYSNAVIGFLQGCCGEVRPALVKDKEFYRGETSDMERLGAQLAAPVLQALREQAGEKLEMNFMEAKVMSVPLFFQEGYQAAAEMDARVQCLWKDHVHKHWSAGRSAKLEIQVLNLGNDLSLVCFSGEMVQQYGQYVRGLSPGSLAIGYSNGMSGYIPTAAQIREGGYESEDFIYYFGLPAPFQEGMEETIVLAIKNSLVGERIDS, encoded by the coding sequence ATGTCACTTTGGCTGGGAGTTCATCAGATTGATATAACCCCGGAGATGCCAGTGCAGCTGGCGGGGTTTGCCCATCGAAAAGGCAAGGCAGAGAGTGTCCATTCTCCTCTTTTCTTAAAAACCTTTTATTTTGAAATCGGAGCAGAAAAATCAGTCCTCTTCATAGGGGATGTGATCTGGTGGGATACAGAATATGTTCAAAAGTGGAGAGGCACCTTGAGCGATAAATTTAGCATTGATCCGGAATATATCTGCTTTCATGCCACCCACAATCACTCTGGTCCGCAGACCAGTGCTGCTTTTACAAGCCTTCTTGGTGAAGCGGATCCTCAATATCTCGGCTCATTGGAAGAAATGATTATTGAAAGTGTAAGAGCCGCAAAAAGTGATAAAGAAATAGTCACTGCGGCCCGGAGATATACAACGTGTGAGATGGGGGTAAACCGCAGATACTCCGAGGGCAAGAGAATCGTGATGAGGCCTAATTACGATGGGATTGTTGATCAAACAGTTTCCATTATTTCTTTTGAAAAAAAGAACCAGGAAGTAAAAGGGGTGCTGCTTCACTATGCCTGCCATCCTACCTCAACGGATGCCAATATTCTTTCAGCTGAATTTCCGGGTTATGGCTGTGCCATAATTCAAGAGCAATACAGCAATGCAGTCATCGGCTTTTTGCAGGGCTGCTGTGGAGAGGTAAGACCGGCATTAGTAAAAGATAAAGAGTTTTATAGAGGAGAAACATCTGATATGGAACGGCTGGGAGCCCAGCTTGCTGCGCCAGTTCTTCAGGCTTTGAGGGAACAGGCGGGTGAAAAGCTGGAGATGAATTTCATGGAAGCGAAGGTGATGAGTGTGCCCCTTTTCTTCCAGGAAGGTTATCAAGCTGCAGCAGAGATGGATGCGAGAGTCCAATGTTTATGGAAGGATCATGTGCATAAGCACTGGAGCGCTGGAAGATCGGCCAAGTTGGAGATACAGGTATTAAATCTTGGAAATGATTTAAGTCTTGTCTGTTTCAGTGGAGAGATGGTCCAGCAGTATGGGCAGTATGTAAGGGGCCTCTCTCCCGGGTCGCTTGCAATAGGATACAGCAACGGGATGTCCGGGTATATCCCGACTGCTGCACAGATCCGGGAAGGCGGATATGAATCGGAGGATTTTATCTATTATTTCGGACTGCCCGCGCCTTTTCAGGAAGGGATGGAAGAGACAATCGTGCTGGCCATAAAAAATAGTTTAGTAGGTGAGAGAATTGACAGTTAA
- a CDS encoding AGE family epimerase/isomerase: MNEINEFYQKEIVENFWPFWENAFDQKHGGVFTCYTNDGSQLVNRVKYTWSQGRFLWLCSELYQLAEAGRLPLESASLKDMAEKTYAFLKKHTLTRENHVLYAVTEDGGEIEGQKDISIYADCFFVLGVNKYAEIFNNADAFSLAVSVYKTVNTRVLEGKVKTEPYPIPEGYLSHSINMILLNVAQEIEKTADQYSFSIESLGVKTSGELSRYILREFIAEDGRCVELKPQREGSGGTLLENHLNPGHTLESIWFHLHSLHEWKESERGAVLEALSKVALKAIEAGWDEEYGGLLRFVDKNGGKPSGRENDDEPYCALIRDTWDTKLWWPHSEALYTLLLLYQHTKKEVFKEWYQRVAGYTFKTFPNPDKQIGEWIQIRDRQGKPLNKVVALPVKDPFHVIRNFILIMKLF; encoded by the coding sequence ATGAATGAAATAAATGAATTTTATCAGAAGGAGATTGTGGAGAACTTCTGGCCGTTCTGGGAAAATGCCTTTGACCAGAAGCATGGCGGCGTTTTTACCTGCTACACCAACGACGGCTCACAGCTCGTCAACAGAGTCAAATATACCTGGTCACAGGGGCGCTTCCTTTGGCTCTGCTCTGAGCTGTATCAGCTGGCCGAGGCAGGAAGATTGCCCCTTGAATCAGCATCATTAAAGGACATGGCGGAAAAAACGTATGCCTTTCTGAAGAAGCATACACTCACCAGGGAAAACCATGTGCTTTATGCTGTCACTGAGGATGGAGGGGAAATTGAGGGGCAAAAGGATATTAGTATATATGCAGATTGCTTCTTTGTTCTCGGAGTAAATAAATATGCCGAAATATTTAATAATGCTGATGCTTTTTCCCTGGCAGTATCGGTTTATAAGACTGTAAACACGAGAGTGCTGGAGGGAAAGGTGAAAACAGAGCCCTATCCTATTCCTGAAGGCTATTTATCCCATTCAATCAATATGATTCTATTAAATGTCGCGCAGGAAATAGAGAAAACAGCAGACCAGTATTCTTTTTCCATAGAGAGTCTTGGTGTAAAGACGTCTGGTGAATTGAGCAGATATATATTGAGAGAATTCATTGCTGAAGATGGCAGGTGCGTTGAGCTGAAACCGCAAAGGGAAGGGAGCGGCGGTACGTTATTGGAAAATCATCTGAATCCTGGCCATACGCTCGAATCAATTTGGTTTCATCTCCATAGCTTGCACGAATGGAAAGAAAGTGAGCGCGGGGCGGTCCTCGAAGCACTTTCCAAAGTTGCCTTAAAAGCGATTGAAGCTGGCTGGGATGAGGAATATGGCGGGTTATTGCGTTTTGTAGATAAAAATGGCGGCAAGCCAAGCGGGCGGGAGAATGATGATGAACCCTACTGTGCCCTCATTCGCGATACCTGGGACACCAAGCTTTGGTGGCCGCATTCTGAAGCGCTGTATACGCTGCTCCTTCTCTACCAGCATACCAAGAAAGAGGTGTTTAAAGAATGGTATCAGCGGGTGGCCGGCTACACGTTCAAGACCTTTCCAAACCCTGATAAACAGATTGGAGAATGGATTCAAATCAGGGATCGGCAAGGCAAGCCATTAAACAAAGTAGTTGCGCTTCCGGTGAAGGATCCATTCCATGTGATAAGGAATTTTATACTGATTATGAAGTTGTTTTAG
- a CDS encoding sodium:solute symporter family protein: MSGLDWGVIIAFFLLMVVIGFTTFKKVQGSKDYFVAGGNLPWWLGGISHHVGGYSGAVFVAYAGLAYTHGFSLYVWWALPIFVSVIVGAYIMAPRWSKLRTKLDIESPTEYLAMRYNVPTQQLIAWSGVLLKLFDVGAKWAAIGILLNVFTGVPIMYGILLSGLVSLVYITIGGIWADLWTDFVQFLIQIVAAFVMFFIVLSKMGGVSSIFGIWDQLPPANSQPFNEPYSIGYVLVFVFIVFLSYNGGTWNLAARYISSPSGKEAKKSALLSGWLYLLFPLILFFPMWAAPLILPNLEDPTKSYALLTQELLPAGLVGLVLASLFAATMSMTSSDANTISSVITRDILPVMSRKFKGLNQQATLKIARITTFIFTFATLIIAIFSDNFGGVLGLLISWFAALVGPVSIPMLLGLLPAFKRSGSAAAISSIIAGFIMFAVTKYWVDWPLYVELGAPVFSSALVYIGMGFLNSKAVSPDVEDMLTAISKSDEELASDTKNINTAL; this comes from the coding sequence ATGAGCGGATTAGATTGGGGAGTCATTATTGCATTTTTCTTATTGATGGTTGTTATTGGATTCACCACTTTTAAAAAGGTTCAAGGGTCGAAGGATTATTTTGTTGCCGGCGGGAATCTTCCCTGGTGGCTGGGCGGGATTTCCCATCATGTGGGCGGCTATAGCGGGGCTGTATTTGTGGCCTATGCAGGGCTTGCTTATACTCATGGGTTCAGTTTGTATGTGTGGTGGGCGCTGCCGATCTTCGTATCTGTAATTGTAGGCGCTTACATTATGGCGCCTCGCTGGTCTAAGCTGAGAACGAAGCTGGACATTGAATCGCCAACGGAGTATCTTGCTATGCGCTATAATGTGCCGACTCAGCAATTGATCGCATGGAGCGGTGTACTGTTAAAACTGTTTGATGTTGGAGCCAAATGGGCTGCGATTGGGATACTGTTGAACGTATTTACTGGGGTTCCGATCATGTACGGAATCTTGCTGTCGGGATTGGTTTCCTTGGTTTATATTACGATTGGCGGCATATGGGCCGATCTGTGGACAGACTTTGTTCAATTCCTTATTCAAATTGTGGCAGCATTTGTCATGTTCTTTATAGTATTAAGCAAAATGGGTGGTGTTAGTTCAATTTTCGGGATTTGGGACCAGCTCCCGCCGGCGAATAGCCAGCCATTCAATGAACCCTACTCAATTGGTTATGTGCTAGTCTTCGTCTTCATTGTTTTCTTAAGCTACAACGGTGGTACTTGGAACCTTGCAGCAAGATACATCTCTTCTCCATCCGGGAAAGAAGCAAAGAAATCTGCCCTATTATCTGGCTGGCTTTACCTTTTGTTCCCATTGATTCTGTTCTTTCCGATGTGGGCTGCACCGCTTATCCTGCCGAATCTTGAAGATCCAACCAAATCATATGCCCTTTTGACACAGGAGCTTCTTCCAGCCGGCTTAGTTGGTCTAGTGCTGGCATCATTATTTGCCGCAACCATGTCGATGACATCCTCAGACGCCAACACTATTTCATCTGTAATCACTAGAGATATACTTCCCGTTATGTCCCGGAAATTCAAAGGGCTTAACCAGCAGGCCACCTTGAAGATTGCCCGGATTACTACATTCATCTTTACTTTCGCTACCCTTATTATCGCTATCTTTTCAGATAACTTCGGCGGAGTTCTCGGTCTGCTGATCTCCTGGTTCGCAGCCTTGGTCGGACCTGTCTCTATCCCAATGCTGCTTGGGCTTCTGCCAGCCTTCAAACGAAGCGGTTCCGCAGCAGCAATTTCATCCATCATTGCAGGCTTTATCATGTTTGCAGTCACCAAATATTGGGTGGATTGGCCGCTTTATGTAGAACTGGGTGCCCCGGTGTTTTCTTCTGCACTTGTTTATATCGGAATGGGCTTTTTGAACAGCAAAGCAGTTTCACCGGATGTGGAGGATATGCTGACTGCCATAAGCAAAAGTGACGAAGAGCTTGCCAGCGATACAAAAAACATCAATACAGCATTATAA
- a CDS encoding YobA family protein — MKNSRVLVMMLILCCMVMSSCSKKPVFEGYVAQKFSEPNMILVISNISDEVLENGTQEEIMEIAYEQGMFFYVSKRQLKNLEIGQKVAITYNGKAQESLPPKTGAERIEVLEE, encoded by the coding sequence ATGAAAAATAGTAGAGTGCTCGTGATGATGCTGATCCTTTGCTGTATGGTAATGTCTTCATGTTCGAAAAAGCCTGTCTTTGAAGGTTATGTTGCCCAAAAGTTTTCTGAGCCTAATATGATTCTGGTCATTAGTAACATTTCAGATGAAGTGCTTGAGAATGGAACACAAGAAGAAATAATGGAGATAGCTTACGAACAAGGCATGTTTTTTTATGTAAGTAAAAGACAATTAAAGAATTTAGAGATTGGGCAAAAAGTTGCCATAACCTACAACGGCAAGGCTCAGGAATCGCTTCCTCCTAAGACAGGGGCAGAGCGGATTGAGGTATTGGAAGAATAA
- a CDS encoding YobA family protein, translated as MTTIRTLLKFCCLLLLSACTLGAVQEEGYIISKSDSEIWVVPANEKEIEEEEFEELAETFGGEGTYFKITSLDSKLRDKLKAGQKVIVYYNGNKATSAPGQAGAIKVKIVK; from the coding sequence ATGACAACCATCAGAACATTATTAAAGTTTTGCTGCCTCCTATTGTTGTCTGCCTGTACTTTAGGTGCGGTTCAGGAAGAAGGTTACATTATAAGCAAAAGTGATTCTGAAATTTGGGTTGTACCGGCCAATGAAAAAGAGATAGAAGAGGAAGAGTTTGAGGAACTTGCAGAAACTTTTGGTGGTGAAGGAACATATTTTAAAATTACCAGCCTTGATAGCAAACTTCGGGATAAGCTCAAAGCAGGTCAGAAAGTAATAGTTTACTACAATGGAAATAAAGCAACATCAGCCCCAGGACAAGCAGGAGCCATAAAGGTAAAAATTGTGAAGTGA
- a CDS encoding 2-hydroxyacid dehydrogenase, with product MKPKVYITRKIPDDFMAKIKSECDVKVWSEEDIPVPRDILEAEVAEVDGLLCFLTEDIDESIIEKASQLKVISNMAVGYNNIDIEAAKNKRITVTNTPGILTDTTADLTFALLMAASRRIIESNEFLKMGKWKTWSPFQLTGQDVYGATLGIIGMGRIGEALIKRAKGFSMNCIYYNRTRKTHLEEEHDIKFEELDHLLQIADFVCILTPYTPETKNLISERELKLMKSTSILINTARGGIVNEDALYKALTNGEIWAAGLDVFEQEPIDNTHPLMALPNVVALPHIGSATVKTRMKMAELAVDNLLLGVKGLTPNSVIV from the coding sequence TTGAAACCCAAAGTTTATATTACTAGGAAAATACCTGATGATTTTATGGCTAAAATCAAATCTGAGTGTGATGTAAAAGTATGGAGCGAAGAAGATATCCCAGTTCCCCGGGATATATTAGAAGCAGAAGTTGCTGAGGTTGACGGCCTTCTTTGTTTTTTAACTGAAGACATTGATGAGTCTATTATTGAAAAGGCAAGTCAACTAAAAGTGATTAGCAATATGGCTGTAGGTTACAACAATATAGATATTGAAGCAGCAAAAAACAAAAGAATTACAGTTACAAATACCCCAGGTATCTTAACTGACACAACTGCAGATTTAACGTTCGCACTTTTAATGGCTGCCTCAAGAAGAATTATTGAGTCAAATGAATTTCTTAAGATGGGTAAATGGAAAACCTGGTCACCATTCCAGCTTACAGGGCAGGATGTTTATGGAGCAACATTGGGGATCATTGGAATGGGCAGAATTGGTGAAGCACTAATAAAAAGAGCTAAAGGGTTTAGCATGAACTGTATCTATTATAACCGTACAAGAAAAACTCATTTAGAAGAAGAACATGATATAAAGTTTGAGGAATTGGATCATTTATTACAAATAGCTGATTTTGTATGCATATTAACTCCCTATACACCTGAAACAAAGAATCTGATTAGTGAGAGAGAATTAAAATTAATGAAGAGTACCTCGATACTAATAAATACTGCACGCGGCGGAATTGTTAACGAGGATGCTTTATATAAGGCGTTAACCAATGGAGAGATATGGGCTGCAGGACTCGATGTCTTTGAGCAAGAGCCGATTGATAACACTCATCCACTTATGGCTTTACCAAATGTTGTAGCACTGCCGCATATAGGCAGTGCTACAGTAAAAACCCGTATGAAAATGGCTGAATTAGCAGTAGACAATTTGCTGCTTGGGGTAAAGGGCTTAACACCCAATAGTGTCATCGTTTAA
- a CDS encoding aldehyde dehydrogenase family protein, with protein sequence MISTTNKDMLEWLDTHIEKSYGNFIDGEWKETFSGSTFPLYNAANKHQVLGYFQNSTEVDVDQAVEAAHHAFKSWSKVPGPERGAIIFRFADLLEQNAEELSYMLSAEQGKALAESKGEVLRAAKEARFCAGEASRIEGDTLPGERANVTSSTMRQPIGVVAAIAPWNFPVVTPVRKIAPALAYGCTVVYKPASATPWTSVKLMQLLEKSGVPKGVVNFISGSGSKVGTPLINHPLVKGISFTGSTDLGIQINERAARRLVKTQLELGGKNPAVVLDFDNAEDIAKQIVPAAFACSGQRCTSLSRVIVVKDKKQELTEALLKELQNIKVGPSWQSDISMGPLINQQHLESVQEYLSAGIREGAKLLYGGEVLNTGQFADGAYMQPALLDSVTPQMRVAGEEIFGPVLCVMEAEDQEDALDIANSVSYGLAASVFTSQFSAAHQFVQESEVGMVHVNHGTASAAHMPFGGWKHSGFGAYSIGKSNIDFFTDLKAVYYQY encoded by the coding sequence ATGATCAGTACAACAAACAAAGACATGTTGGAATGGCTGGACACTCATATTGAAAAATCATATGGAAACTTTATTGACGGCGAGTGGAAAGAGACCTTCAGCGGCAGTACATTTCCACTATATAACGCTGCAAATAAACATCAGGTACTGGGATATTTTCAAAATTCTACAGAAGTAGATGTCGACCAGGCAGTAGAAGCAGCACATCACGCATTTAAAAGCTGGTCAAAGGTTCCCGGTCCGGAAAGAGGAGCCATTATTTTTCGATTCGCTGATTTACTTGAGCAAAATGCGGAGGAATTAAGTTATATGCTTTCTGCAGAGCAGGGAAAAGCTTTGGCAGAGTCAAAAGGAGAGGTACTCCGTGCTGCAAAAGAAGCGCGCTTTTGTGCCGGAGAAGCATCACGCATCGAGGGTGACACGCTGCCGGGAGAAAGAGCCAATGTTACAAGTTCAACAATGAGACAGCCAATAGGTGTTGTGGCAGCAATTGCCCCCTGGAATTTCCCGGTTGTTACTCCAGTGAGAAAAATTGCTCCTGCTTTGGCTTATGGCTGTACGGTAGTCTATAAGCCGGCTTCGGCAACACCTTGGACTTCGGTTAAGCTAATGCAGCTGCTCGAAAAATCCGGGGTGCCGAAAGGAGTTGTTAACTTCATCTCGGGCAGCGGATCTAAAGTAGGGACCCCGCTTATCAATCATCCCCTCGTAAAAGGAATCAGCTTTACCGGTTCCACTGATTTAGGAATCCAAATAAACGAAAGAGCAGCCAGAAGGCTGGTGAAAACCCAGCTTGAATTAGGCGGTAAAAATCCAGCAGTAGTTCTGGATTTTGATAATGCTGAGGATATTGCAAAACAAATTGTGCCAGCAGCATTTGCTTGCAGTGGTCAAAGATGTACTTCATTAAGCAGGGTAATTGTGGTAAAGGATAAAAAACAAGAGCTTACAGAGGCACTGCTAAAAGAATTGCAAAACATTAAAGTTGGCCCTTCATGGCAGAGTGATATATCTATGGGCCCGCTTATTAATCAACAGCATCTTGAATCAGTACAAGAGTATCTTTCAGCTGGCATTAGAGAAGGTGCAAAACTCCTTTATGGTGGTGAAGTGTTAAATACTGGCCAATTTGCAGACGGAGCATATATGCAGCCTGCCTTACTGGATTCTGTTACTCCTCAAATGAGGGTAGCAGGCGAGGAAATATTCGGTCCGGTCTTATGTGTAATGGAAGCTGAGGATCAAGAAGATGCCCTTGATATAGCTAACTCTGTTAGTTATGGATTAGCAGCATCAGTGTTTACCAGCCAATTCTCAGCGGCGCATCAATTTGTCCAAGAATCAGAGGTTGGGATGGTTCATGTAAACCATGGAACAGCCAGTGCGGCACATATGCCATTTGGCGGATGGAAACACTCTGGCTTTGGTGCATATTCAATTGGAAAATCAAATATTGATTTCTTCACAGACCTGAAGGCAGTTTATTACCAATACTAA
- a CDS encoding iron-containing alcohol dehydrogenase, with the protein MLTLTSFRYEIPTVIEFGRGYVNELHRHVKALGGKKVLVVGDPGVLQAGIVRRVEQPLADAEIPFIRFTEVGVEASIESVDKGLEIARQTGCDIVVGVGGGSALDTAKSIGLMLRNAGNIRDYVGLDKVTEPGAPVIAIPTTSGTGSEMTRFAVLSDTSAQAKLSVGSMYVCPNLALCDPELTLSLPPHITAATGMDALTHALESYVNKATQPISEGLSVQSMKLISKSLRLAVIQGENIDARHDMLMASTIAAMAFSSTRLGLAHALAMPLGAHFKIPHGVINAILLPEVMQFNLIGNTKKFAEIAGIFGEKIDHLTTREAAERAVIAIRQLNKDIGITKTLSDYGLEEEHLDFIVDEAMQSGNVPVNPVKPTKEDLKNICRGAMVALNKEEAVIG; encoded by the coding sequence ATGTTAACTTTAACTTCTTTTCGTTATGAGATTCCAACAGTCATCGAGTTTGGCAGAGGCTATGTTAATGAACTTCATAGACATGTAAAAGCTCTAGGAGGTAAAAAAGTACTGGTGGTAGGAGATCCGGGCGTACTCCAGGCAGGAATTGTACGTCGAGTTGAACAGCCTCTTGCAGATGCGGAGATACCATTTATCAGATTTACTGAAGTAGGGGTAGAGGCATCTATCGAATCAGTTGATAAGGGATTAGAAATCGCAAGGCAGACAGGATGCGATATTGTTGTTGGCGTTGGTGGAGGCAGCGCTTTAGATACAGCAAAATCTATTGGCCTTATGTTAAGGAACGCTGGGAACATAAGAGATTATGTGGGATTAGATAAAGTTACCGAACCTGGTGCACCTGTAATTGCAATCCCAACTACATCCGGGACTGGAAGCGAAATGACAAGATTTGCAGTTTTATCCGATACATCTGCACAGGCAAAATTAAGTGTTGGCAGCATGTATGTTTGTCCAAATTTAGCATTATGTGATCCTGAGTTAACTTTATCATTGCCACCGCACATAACAGCTGCAACAGGTATGGATGCACTTACACATGCACTGGAATCCTATGTTAATAAAGCAACCCAGCCAATATCTGAAGGATTATCTGTACAATCAATGAAGCTGATATCAAAGAGTCTTAGATTAGCTGTTATCCAAGGTGAAAACATTGATGCACGACATGATATGTTAATGGCCAGCACGATTGCTGCAATGGCATTCAGTTCAACCCGACTGGGGCTTGCTCATGCTCTTGCAATGCCATTAGGTGCCCACTTTAAAATACCTCATGGGGTAATAAATGCGATTCTATTGCCAGAGGTGATGCAATTCAATCTAATTGGCAATACAAAAAAGTTTGCTGAAATTGCTGGTATTTTTGGAGAGAAAATAGACCATTTAACAACGAGAGAAGCTGCGGAGCGTGCTGTTATTGCAATCCGGCAGTTAAATAAAGATATTGGAATTACAAAAACATTATCAGATTACGGTCTCGAGGAAGAACATTTAGATTTTATAGTGGATGAAGCCATGCAATCTGGGAATGTACCGGTCAATCCTGTAAAACCGACAAAAGAGGATTTGAAGAATATTTGTCGTGGAGCTATGGTAGCACTTAACAAAGAAGAAGCAGTGATTGGTTAA